Proteins from one Sabethes cyaneus chromosome 2, idSabCyanKW18_F2, whole genome shotgun sequence genomic window:
- the LOC128735171 gene encoding pro-resilin-like, whose protein sequence is MTHTAGPVGKGDFPVFAVIAVISLAALAAAEPPSPRSNYLPPNQQQSGFNGNNGYNYNTNNNGYNYPSAPSSQYGAPSGAGSNDGYNYADANAEPAKYSFEYKVEDYQSGNDFGHMESRDGDRTVGRYYVLLPDGRKQVVNYEADQNGYRPTITYEDTGAGQSGAGGYPNSQGGFQGY, encoded by the exons ATGACGCACACTGCTGGACCGGTCGGCAAAGGTGACTTTCCA GTCTTCGCCGTCATCGCCGTGATCTCGCTGGCAGCTCTGGCCGCAGCCGAACCACCATCGCCGCGCAGCAACTACCTGCCTCCGAACCAGCAACAGAGTGGCTTCAATGGGAATAACGGTTACAACTATAACACAAACAATAACGGCTACAACTACCCCTCAGCCCCATCCTCGCAGTACGGAGCCCCGTCGGGTGCGGGTTCCAACGACGGATACAACTATGCTGATGCCAACGCCGAACCAGCCAAGTATTCCTTCGAATACAAAGTCGAAGACTACCAATCGGGCAATGACTTCGGACACATGGAATCGCGCGATGGAGACCGCACCGTCGGACGGTACTATGTCCTCTTGCCCGATGGTCGCAAGCAA GTTGTGAATTACGAAGCTGACCAGAATGGATACCGCCCAACCATCACCTACGAAGACACCGGAGCTGGCCAGAGCGGAGCCGGTGGTTACCCAAACAGCCAAGGTGGTTTCCAAGGATATTAA